The genomic segment CAtgacagcccaggacctccacatccggcttcttcacatgcaggatcatctgagatcAGACACCATtgatagctgatgaaactgggatTGCACAACTGAAGAGTTTGTAAGAAGAAATCGTCACAGTGCTCGTCgtactcaccagggtcttgacctgacttcagtggacaaatgctcacctttgatggccactggcacgctgaagaagtgtgctcttcacagatgaatcctgtTGTAGCGTGGGTGagtagtttgctgatgtcaacgttgtgaacagagcgccccatggtggcggtggggttatggtatggggaaataaactatggacaacgaacacaattgcattttatcgatggcaatttgaatgcacagagaaaccATTGTTGTGCCactcatccgccgccatcacctcatatttcaggaTGATAATGCTCGgtcccatgttgcaaggatctgtacacaattcctggaagctgaaaatatcaaaattgttccatgtcctgcatactcataagcatgtttgggatgctctggatcaacgtgcacgacagcatgttccagttcctgccaaaatccagcaacttaaaaaaaaatatcaaaaaggagtgggacaacattccacaggcgtcaatcaacagcctgatcaactctatgctaaggtgatgtgggctcccgagtggcgcagcagtctaaggtactGTATCTCTCGTGCAAGAGgagtcactggttcaaatccaagctgcattattattattattattatttgaccctgctggtaatctatgaacatttgaacatcttggccatgttctgttataatctccacccgttacagccagaagaggactggccacccctcataccctggttcctctctaggtttcttcctaggttctggcctttctagggagtttttcctagccaccgtgcttctacacctgcattgcttgctgtttggggttttaggctggtttctgtacagcactttgtgacatcagctgatgtaagaagggcttcataaatacatttgattgattaattgcatcacatccagccgtgattgggagtcccatagggcggggcacaattggcccagcgttgtccgggtttggccgaggtaggccgtcattgtaaataagaatttgttcttaactgacttgcctagttaaaaaggttaaattaaaaaaatatatatattaaatgagtcccactgcatgaggcaaatggtggtcacaccagatactgactggttttctgatccacgctcctATCTTCATTTAAAATGGTATCTGTTaccaacagatgcacatctgtattcccagtcatgtgaaatccatagattagggcctaaagaacatattttaattgactgatttccttatatgaactataactcagtaaaatcgttgaaattgttgcatgtaaagtttatatttttgttcagtgtagatacatACTAATTATCCTCATATTTCCAGATTATTGATATCAACTGCTGGCTGTAAGGTATATTACCCTGTTTGTATCTTTTGGAACAATGGTAGTGAGGTTTATTACAATGATGTAGAATAGATGGGCCACCACAGATGTCACAGGCATCCACAGGTCTTGACCACCATGTTGCGATGCTTCTTTAGGATCACATTGTTGTTGTCGTCATAGAAGAGTACAGAGATGGGACTGAGCTTGGTGGGTGCGCAGCACGCTTTGGGAACCTCATCTGGCTTCAAAAGGTGAACCTGCCACGAAAAAAGGTCAATCAGACTTATTCATACATACACTTTGATATAATCAATGATAATATCCTGTTTATAAAAGagatattgattattattatgcAGATGCTTCAGTGCTCTCCTACTTCAGTGGGCTGTGGCTTCGCCCCCCTTGTCTGAATTTGGTCAATATGTTTTAACCCAGGTTGTCTGTGCTCCACAAGACTTTATAGCCCACTGAGCCAAAGCCTAGAAGTTCAACAACAACTTCCATGAAACAAACTAAAACATTTCAATGGGCCATTGACCAAGCtggtgacttaaaaaaaaaatggtatttttattttacattatacacacacaacatAGGAAAGCCTCTGGTGACAAAATAGGGTCAATAGAATTAGAATGATGACCAGGAACTGTATAGGATTCTAACGGTAACCATTGAGTTCCAAATTCATTTCTATGGCAACACAGCTGTCAATTTTGTAAACAACACTTTTCAAATATATGTGTTGCCATGAGACATCTAACCGTTAGAACATATCGGCGTTCTATTGAACGTTTTCTGTTCGAAAACAAGAACAACTTGAATTTGctgttcaacaacaacaaacttgaCTGATTTTTGAGACCTGAGATTGAAACATCGACTGGAAAATGCCTGGGTGCTTTTCAACATTGACGGAGAGACTGCGAGGACGTCGGCGGCCTACTGCGTCGACAGGTTGTTCAAATTCATTTGTGGCTTGTTTTTCTTGTCTTTTTCCGTTTTGCAGGGTTCGTGATCGTCGGGAGGTGGACAGCGACGGCGACTTCGAAGTTGGTATGTGGAATTTTAAACTTCTTATTTTACTACATTCAACATTGACAATGTGATTTGTGAAATGTTGTGTATTTCTGTAATCCAGGCTTGCAAGCTAACGTTAACTTTAGTAATTGTTGCTAAACGATGCACTTTTGCTAGTAGTATTAGCTAGCGTGCTACATTTTACGTCCTAataattgtttgtttgtattcCTTTTCCTAATTTTAGAATCAACTGTACTGGATGAGGTCCAGTTGGATGTGCCACTGCTGCCAGTTATCCTTCATGTCCAGGATGCTGCTATCATCCTTGAGGTACACTTTTCAGAAAGTTTTTGGTTTTATGTTTGAAAAGTATCCCACATATTCATTGTGAAAATCTTTGTTGTCTGCTTTAGGAGGCCACTGGTAATTGGCAGCTGATAGCGATTAGGTTCAGCCCCCTGTACTGTGGACCTGTTGTGATCAGGGTAAGAGAACCACACACAGTCACATCACCGTTACAATGTTTGCTGTTTCTAacctgaatgtattgtaatgtcacCCCCCTCTTGTGCAGAACAATGCCGGTCCGGTGGCTAAAGCCTGGAGGACTTTCCAGTTCATCAGCCCCATTATCACCTACATGCGTGGGGGATCCCAGGTATGTGTCTTTGTAACTATCTAGTCCTAATCTACATTGTCAGAGTCATGTGATCTTGATGGAAATATGTTACAGCGATGGctgatgttgttttgttgtttctctCCACAGCAGGTGGTGGTGAGGATGCACCATGTGAGTAGGGTTCGAGGCCTGGAGACTCAACTGGTGTGGGCCATCTCCAAGGAGACAGCCAGACTTAGTCCAGAGGGCATCCCCTACTGTGCCACCAAGGTGCAGTCTGTCACTTGGATCCAGGTAAGATGTAAATACTACTGAAATAGTATTAGATTAGGCTTTTCTTAACTTATTCCCTTTGGCCTTAACAtgtcgtctctctctgtcagtatgTGGCTGGCAGGGTGACCCAGTATGCATCTCACCTCCGCCACGAGACGTCTGTGGACGTGACGCTTGGCTGCTACCAGGTAAATAAACGTTTTCCTATGTATATAGAATACAAATTACTGGGCATTTTTCCATTAGATATGCTCTGTTTTctattaacctgtgtgtgtggtaaacaggtttgttgtgtgtgtttttggagcAGCAGACTGATGTCTCGGTGGTGTACGCCACTCTCCACATGGGGCTGGATGGGCTGCTCTCCTCCTCGGCGTGGTCGGAGGCTGCCTCCGTCTCTACGCCCACCAATCAGCAGTTCACTGAGCCAGAGCCTGAGGGCCACAACTGCTATGAGGTCAGATGTtagacacacagttacacattCTATTGACTAGTAGCATTAAGATCCTTCCATTGACCCATTGTTTGTCATGTAATTGGTCACTGATGTTGAATGTTTGTTCTGTTGTTGTAGGGCTGGGAGGAGGACCTGCTGCCTGAGGAGAGGGAGGTTCCTCTGCTAAAGTGAGTTCCTGTAAATGTCTGTGTAGTCTGGGCTTGTCAGATGCTGAAGGATAGTGGTCACCATGCTGTTATCCCCATTGACTCTAATGGTTGACATgctccattccctccctcccacagCCTCTACCTTACCACCAAGAGAGTGGAGGACATCGCCCTGAGGCTCGTCTCCCTGCGCCAGGCCTTCACTGTGAGTGGACCCACttttattttttctctctgtatcttcttgttctgtctgtctcctagaggAAGATGGGTGTCTCACCCTAACTCTTCCCTCTTCTCTAGACACTGCTTGGTTCCACCCTGAGCAGGAACCATCTGTTTGTGGCAGGAAAGGTCCTAATGGGCGCACTGGTTCAGGCCCACCACATGGTAGCTCACTAACTCATTATTCATTCAAGGGAAAGAGAGCGTCCTCAGTGGGAAATGTCTTCTGTTCACTAACATCAATGCTCTTTGCTTTGTGATAGGACGAGGCCGAATTCATCCGTGCCTATAACGACTTTGTTGACTACCTGAGTGACCCCTCCAAGAAGATTGACATTGAGAGGGAGCTGGCTGAGGCAAAGGTGAGTTCATTAACTCTTTCATGTCTCACTTTGAGTTCTTCCACATGCATGTCTTTATACATCACAGTATCTGATCTATTTGAAATCCTTCCTATTTTCTCCAAATGTGTTTTCTTGTCCTAGATCCATCATGTTAACCTGATAGATGTCCTCTTTGAACTGGTGATGTTTGGGATGATGACAGCTCAGAAGTCCCTGATGGTGGTAAATAGCATCTCACTGGTACATGTTTCCATGTCTCTCTATTAGCAAATTCACTTAAatttttcttctctcctcctctgtttcctTTAGCACCCTGGTGGGTTCATGGAGCGTCTGTACGCTCTCCTGTACTCCTTCCTGCCCGCTGCTGCCAGCATTGAGCCAAAGGCTGAGAGATACCTGCTGCTGCTCAATGTAAGTGTCGAGTTTACTTCCTTATTCCTAGTTTACTTTTTCCTGATTAACAGGGTTTCAATTACGTTTTACAGGGAGTAACTCTCATTGTCTCTTTCCTCTTGGTAAGCTAGTAACTCAGAGCCATTATCTATGTGTTGTGTGGTGTTCTCTTCAGGGCGGGCTGATGGCTCTGCTAGATGACATGTTTGGGCAGCAGCTGGCCTGGTACtttaacccagaatctctggtcaCTGAGCTCTCCAGCCTCCTGGAGTACCACCTGGAGAACCTCATGGCCAGCATGTAGTCCTGCTGCAGAGATCTGAAagaccacactctctctctgtctgtccatctctctctctctctctctctctctctctctctctctctgtccatctctctctctctctctctctctctctctgtctctctctctctctctctctgtccgtccatatctctctctctccatccatctttctttctctctctcaggattTGAGGACTTGAAGTGCTTCGTTGAACCATGATTAGTTAACACCCATTAAATTAATGTATTCTCTTGTTTTCTCTCCCTACAGGATTCTTGTGACACTTTGTCACCTAACAGGGATCTAGACACTAATGCACTACATTACTTTGCACTGAATTtgacatttttaaataaaataactaGTAGTTCAAAGCATTTGTCTCTGTCTTTTCATTTACTTGATCATTTCATCACTATTTCCTCTTCCTGGAGTTATGAGGCTAATATTACATGAACAATTATGCTTTATTCTTAACATATGGAAATAAACAACAACGTTTAGTTGATTTACAGGTACTACAGGCCCACACTTTATGGCATTGTACTGTGATGTGTGAGTCTGCCATTGTAGACTTAGGTAACTTGGGTATATTACTTTCAATCTGCCATATTTCCCATTAATGTCTGAGCAATTTACCGTCTTTCCCACTGAAACCAATGTTAGTGTTCATGTGAGAGAGGGTGTAGTAGTACATACTGACCACTAGTTGGATCATAGCGTGGTTGGTGGCGTTCATGCAGGAACCCAGAGGGTATAGGCATTCTCCATCACAGTAGAAGGCAGAGTAACCCGTAGGAGCCAGGACCCAGTCCTAATAGAGAGAaataccatagaaatagaatgacaagAT from the Salmo trutta chromosome 36, fSalTru1.1, whole genome shotgun sequence genome contains:
- the LOC115176194 gene encoding bone morphogenetic protein 8A-like isoform X1 yields the protein MVTFFRASQTPRHPQRALKPNPRKRKPKYDLPLPSTHGEVLQDHSHVNSGRQACKRHELYVSFSDLGWKDWVLAPTGYSAFYCDGECLYPLGSCMNATNHAMIQLVVHLLKPDEVPKACCAPTKLSPISVLFYDDNNNVILKKHRNMVVKTCGCL
- the LOC115176194 gene encoding bone morphogenetic protein 8A-like isoform X2, producing MVTFFRASQTPRHPQRALKPNPRKRKPKYDLPLPSTHDHSHVNSGRQACKRHELYVSFSDLGWKDWVLAPTGYSAFYCDGECLYPLGSCMNATNHAMIQLVVHLLKPDEVPKACCAPTKLSPISVLFYDDNNNVILKKHRNMVVKTCGCL
- the LOC115176175 gene encoding uncharacterized protein LOC115176175, which gives rise to MPGCFSTLTERLRGRRRPTASTGCSNSFVACFSCLFPFCRVRDRREVDSDGDFEVESTVLDEVQLDVPLLPVILHVQDAAIILEEATGNWQLIAIRFSPLYCGPVVIRNNAGPVAKAWRTFQFISPIITYMRGGSQQVVVRMHHVSRVRGLETQLVWAISKETARLSPEGIPYCATKVQSVTWIQYVAGRVTQYASHLRHETSVDVTLGCYQQTDVSVVYATLHMGLDGLLSSSAWSEAASVSTPTNQQFTEPEPEGHNCYEGWEEDLLPEEREVPLLNLYLTTKRVEDIALRLVSLRQAFTTLLGSTLSRNHLFVAGKVLMGALVQAHHMDEAEFIRAYNDFVDYLSDPSKKIDIERELAEAKIHHVNLIDVLFELVMFGMMTAQKSLMVHPGGFMERLYALLYSFLPAAASIEPKAERYLLLLNGGLMALLDDMFGQQLAWYFNPESLVTELSSLLEYHLENLMASM